TGGAGCAGCTGTGGGACGCCCCCGTACGCACGGCGGCCATGCACTGGTGAAGGAGTACTGAACCCATGACCCTCGATGCCGCGTGGGCGAGACGGTGGGTGGCGCAGGCCGCGAACGCGGTCGCCGCCGCCAAGGACGATCTCACGGAGCTCGACCGGCAGATCGGGGACGGTGACCATGGCGCCAACCTCGACCGAGGGTTCCGCGCGGTGGTCGCCAAGCTCGACGAGGCGCCCGCGCCGGACGACGAGACGGTCGGTGCGGTGCTGAAGGCCGTGGCGACGACCCTCATGTCGACCGTCGGGGGTGCCGCCGGCCCGCTGTACGGCACGGCGTTCCTGCGGGCGTCGAAGGTCACCGGTCGCGAGGAGATCGACTCCTCCGCCGTCGTCGCGCTGCTGGAGGCCGCCCTGGAGGGCATCACGGCGCGCGGGCACGCGACCACGGGGGAGAAGACGATGGTCGACGCGTGGCATCCCGCGGCGGAGGCCGCGGCGGCCGCCGACGGCCAGCCGGTGCTGGCGGTGCTGCGTGCGGCGGCCGCGGCCGCCGATGCGGGCTCGACCGCCACCATCCCGCTCGTGGCCACCAAGGGCAGGGCCTCCTACCTGGGCGAACGCTCCGCGGGGCACGAGGATCCCGGCGCCCGGTCGACGGCGCTGCTGCTGGCCGCGGCCGTCGCGGCGGCCGAGGAGCAGTAGGCCTGCGATGGCCGTCGCCCTGGTGCTCGTCTCCCACTCCGCCCTCCTGGCGCAGGGTGCGGTCGAGCTCGCCGGGCAGATGGCCCCCGACGTCCCCCTCCTGCCCGCCGCCGGGACGCGCGAGGGCGGCCTCGGCACGTCGCTCGACGTCGTCACCGGCGCCGTGGAGCGGGCGCTGGTCGAGGCCGACGGCGTCGTCGTCCTGGCGGACCTGGGCTCCGCGGTGCTGACGGTGGAGTCGGCGCTCGACCTCGAGGACGAGTGGTCCGGGCGGGTGGTGCTGGCGGACGCGCCGTTCGTCGAGGGCGCGGTCGCTGCCGCCGTGACCGCCCAGCAGGGTGGCTCGCTCGGTGCGGTCCTCGCCGCTGCCGAGGAGGCCGGGGGGACGTTCCGGGCGTCGGCGTCGGCGTCGGTGCCCGAGGCCGCGCCCGCGGCCGTGGCCGGTCCCTCGCCCGACGACGACGGCGTCGTCACCGCCCGCGTCGTCGTCCGCAACGCGCTCGGCCTGCACGCTCGCCCGGCCGCCCAGCTCGCCCGCGCTGTTGCCGACCTCGGCGTGCCGGTGTCGGTGGGCGGCGTCGACGGGTCGAGCGTGCTCCAGCTCCTCGCGCTGGGCGCCACGGGTGGCAAGGAGCTGGAGGTCAGCGCCCGCGGCGCCGGTGCGCAGGAGGCGGTCCGCGCCGTCGTCGGCCTCGTCGAGGGCGGCTTCGGCGAGGCCTGAGCCCGTGGCGCCGGGGTGTCCGTGGCGGTCCCGCGCACGGCTACCCTTGCCGGGTGAGCAAGGACAGGCCCGCCCCCGGGGACCGCATCAAGCCCAAGAAGTCGGCGCTCGTGCAGTTCACCGCGACGACCCTGCAGCTGGAGGCGTTCGTCGTGGCGTTCGCCGCGGTCGCCCTCTACGGGCTGCGCGACAGCCTCTACGAGAAGGGCCCGCTCGAGCTGTCCGACCCGAACGTGATCTGGGTCGTGGGCGGCGTGCTGGTCGTGGCGCTCCTGGTGCTCTCGCGCCTGACCGCGAAGCCCGTGGGCCTGGCCGGCGGCACCGTCGCGCAGGTCCTGGTGATCGCCACGGGCCTGGCGCTGCCGATGATGTACCTGGTGGCGGCCGTGTT
The Xylanimonas cellulosilytica DSM 15894 DNA segment above includes these coding regions:
- the dhaL gene encoding dihydroxyacetone kinase subunit DhaL yields the protein MTLDAAWARRWVAQAANAVAAAKDDLTELDRQIGDGDHGANLDRGFRAVVAKLDEAPAPDDETVGAVLKAVATTLMSTVGGAAGPLYGTAFLRASKVTGREEIDSSAVVALLEAALEGITARGHATTGEKTMVDAWHPAAEAAAAADGQPVLAVLRAAAAAADAGSTATIPLVATKGRASYLGERSAGHEDPGARSTALLLAAAVAAAEEQ
- the dhaM gene encoding dihydroxyacetone kinase phosphoryl donor subunit DhaM, with product MAVALVLVSHSALLAQGAVELAGQMAPDVPLLPAAGTREGGLGTSLDVVTGAVERALVEADGVVVLADLGSAVLTVESALDLEDEWSGRVVLADAPFVEGAVAAAVTAQQGGSLGAVLAAAEEAGGTFRASASASVPEAAPAAVAGPSPDDDGVVTARVVVRNALGLHARPAAQLARAVADLGVPVSVGGVDGSSVLQLLALGATGGKELEVSARGAGAQEAVRAVVGLVEGGFGEA
- a CDS encoding DUF4233 domain-containing protein, whose translation is MSKDRPAPGDRIKPKKSALVQFTATTLQLEAFVVAFAAVALYGLRDSLYEKGPLELSDPNVIWVVGGVLVVALLVLSRLTAKPVGLAGGTVAQVLVIATGLALPMMYLVAAVFVAMWVAALRLGTRVDRERREYDAAHPETAPNV